In Gracilimonas sp., a single window of DNA contains:
- the ligA gene encoding NAD-dependent DNA ligase LigA produces the protein MNRKEARERVSELRELLDQANKAYYQDAQPFISDKEFDETLKELIKLEQEFDLHDPNSPTRRVGGTVSSVFETVQHPVPLLSLDNTYNEEELNDFDGRVKKILGHENYEYMAELKFDGASIRLRYENGKLVLGATRGDGEKGDDITNNIKTIRDIPLHLNGDYPEVVEIRGEAYMEREAFARMNQHREEEGLTVFANPRNSTAGSLKMQDPKAVAQRPIRFFAFDLLLDDEDNSLTQFRKAELLAEFGLPVCEYHRVCSSIDEVHELIKKWEKLRHELPYETDGVVIKINQSHLREELGTTSKFPRWAIAYKFEAEQATTVINDITLQVGRLGTITPVAELEPVELAGTTVKRASLHNEDEIQRKDIRIGDTVVVEKAGEIIPQVINVVNPDREHRNEAFSFPENCPACDSALIKYEDEVAWRCVNPTCPPQVRIRIEHFASRDAMDIEGLGESVVDQLVSEGLIQTYADLYDLEKEQIIGLERMADKSAQNLIDAIQKSKQQPFERVIYALGIRFVGKTVAKDLAKAFGTMEKLQSLSEEELIAVDSIGPRIAESVVSFFNNEKNKAIVKRLGEHGLQFEKEEEEQASNIFEGKKFVLTGSLPTYTRKEAADLIEKHGGKTSSSVSGNTDYVLAGESAGSKLDKAQELGVPILDEAKFREMIGE, from the coding sequence ATGAACAGAAAAGAAGCCCGGGAACGCGTTTCGGAGCTCAGAGAGCTCCTCGATCAGGCTAACAAAGCATATTACCAAGACGCTCAGCCCTTTATAAGCGATAAAGAGTTTGACGAAACCCTCAAAGAACTCATAAAGCTCGAACAGGAATTCGATCTCCATGACCCCAATTCTCCCACCCGGCGAGTTGGCGGAACAGTTTCTTCGGTTTTCGAAACTGTTCAGCATCCTGTTCCGCTTCTTAGTTTGGATAACACTTATAATGAAGAAGAACTCAACGACTTTGACGGCCGAGTCAAGAAAATACTGGGCCATGAAAATTATGAGTACATGGCGGAGCTAAAGTTTGACGGTGCTTCCATTCGACTTCGATATGAAAATGGGAAATTGGTGTTGGGTGCCACACGGGGGGACGGCGAAAAAGGCGATGATATTACCAACAACATAAAAACGATCCGGGATATACCTCTTCACCTTAATGGGGATTATCCTGAGGTTGTCGAAATCCGCGGTGAGGCTTATATGGAACGCGAGGCATTTGCCCGGATGAATCAGCATCGAGAAGAAGAAGGACTGACCGTATTCGCCAACCCCAGAAATTCTACCGCCGGTTCGTTGAAAATGCAAGATCCAAAGGCAGTGGCACAGCGCCCTATTCGGTTTTTTGCCTTCGATTTGCTCCTTGATGATGAAGATAACTCTCTGACCCAATTTCGAAAAGCAGAATTACTGGCTGAATTTGGTCTTCCTGTCTGTGAATACCACAGAGTATGTTCATCTATTGATGAAGTGCATGAGCTTATCAAAAAATGGGAAAAGCTTCGCCATGAGCTCCCTTATGAAACCGATGGCGTAGTCATTAAAATAAATCAAAGCCATTTGCGTGAAGAACTTGGAACTACTTCTAAATTTCCGCGTTGGGCAATCGCCTATAAGTTTGAAGCTGAACAGGCTACAACGGTCATTAACGACATTACGCTGCAGGTAGGGAGGCTTGGTACCATTACCCCCGTTGCGGAGCTTGAGCCCGTAGAATTAGCCGGAACCACGGTAAAACGAGCTTCCCTTCATAATGAAGATGAGATTCAGCGTAAAGATATCCGTATTGGAGATACCGTGGTGGTAGAAAAGGCCGGGGAAATTATTCCTCAGGTCATAAATGTCGTAAACCCGGACCGGGAGCATAGAAATGAAGCATTTTCCTTTCCGGAAAATTGTCCGGCTTGTGATTCAGCTCTCATTAAGTATGAAGATGAAGTGGCCTGGCGTTGTGTCAACCCTACATGTCCGCCACAAGTCCGTATTCGTATCGAACATTTTGCTTCGCGGGATGCCATGGATATTGAAGGATTGGGGGAATCAGTGGTAGATCAGCTCGTGTCCGAAGGACTCATCCAAACCTATGCTGACCTGTATGATTTGGAAAAAGAGCAGATCATCGGGCTGGAGCGCATGGCAGATAAAAGTGCCCAAAACCTGATCGATGCCATTCAAAAAAGTAAACAACAGCCGTTTGAACGCGTGATTTACGCCCTGGGAATTCGCTTTGTGGGTAAAACTGTCGCCAAAGATTTGGCCAAAGCCTTCGGCACCATGGAAAAATTACAATCCCTTTCGGAGGAAGAGCTGATCGCCGTTGATTCCATCGGTCCGCGCATCGCAGAATCGGTGGTAAGTTTTTTCAACAATGAAAAAAATAAAGCTATTGTAAAAAGACTGGGCGAACACGGCCTTCAATTTGAAAAAGAGGAAGAAGAACAGGCTTCCAATATTTTTGAGGGCAAAAAATTTGTCCTGACCGGCTCCCTCCCCACCTACACCCGCAAGGAAGCCGCCGATCTGATCGAGAAACACGGAGGAAAAACCTCCTCATCTGTAAGTGGAAATACCGATTATGTATTGGCCGGAGAATCCGCCGGCAGCAAGCTGGATAAGGCACAGGAATTGGGAGTTCCTATCTTGGATGAAGCTAAATTCCGCGAGATGATTGGGGAATGA
- a CDS encoding alanine dehydrogenase — MDIKPLDTEQIGLKTLEKHLIRSKSKVSLKIGLPKEISNDERRVTLTPGGVSILKANGHEIFIEKGAGEAANFSDREYADAGAEMAYSAGDVFKKSELILKIAPLVKEEFELLEPDQALISALHMGSQTEEYLQALTDKSITGIGYEFIRGEDKEFPIVRMMHEITGSMSVQIAAHYLESMSGGQGIMLGGISGVPPATVVILGAGITGEYAARTALGYGAQVFVMDTDLTALRRLENALDRRIITAVANHQYLNTALKFADIIIGAAMAEGDRSPCWVTDEMVAGMKAGSVIVDTVIDQGGCVATSQPTTHSNPVYSQHDVIHHCVPNIPANVPRTATYALNNVIVPYILAIGDAGGVKECLWENVALRNGTYTYKKHITKKSLAKMFDKPYREIEMLIASQI; from the coding sequence ATGGATATAAAGCCATTGGATACGGAGCAAATCGGATTAAAAACGCTGGAAAAGCATCTCATCCGATCCAAAAGCAAAGTCTCTTTGAAAATTGGACTACCCAAAGAAATATCCAATGATGAACGAAGAGTTACCCTTACTCCGGGAGGTGTTTCTATCCTCAAAGCCAATGGTCATGAAATTTTTATTGAAAAAGGAGCCGGGGAAGCTGCTAATTTTTCAGATCGGGAATATGCCGATGCCGGTGCAGAAATGGCCTACAGTGCTGGTGATGTGTTCAAAAAATCAGAACTCATTCTGAAAATTGCCCCCCTGGTAAAGGAAGAGTTTGAATTACTGGAGCCAGATCAAGCTCTTATTTCGGCTTTACACATGGGAAGTCAAACAGAGGAGTATTTACAGGCTTTAACCGACAAATCGATTACCGGCATTGGCTATGAATTTATCCGAGGAGAAGACAAAGAATTTCCTATCGTTCGAATGATGCACGAAATTACCGGTTCTATGTCGGTACAGATTGCGGCACATTATTTGGAAAGCATGAGTGGCGGACAGGGAATTATGCTGGGCGGTATTTCCGGAGTCCCTCCTGCTACCGTAGTTATTTTGGGAGCCGGAATAACCGGCGAATATGCCGCCCGGACAGCACTTGGATATGGGGCACAAGTTTTTGTAATGGATACTGATTTAACGGCACTTCGGAGACTTGAAAATGCCCTTGACCGTCGAATTATTACGGCTGTGGCAAATCATCAATACTTAAATACGGCCCTCAAATTTGCAGATATAATCATTGGGGCTGCCATGGCGGAGGGAGATCGCTCTCCATGCTGGGTTACTGATGAAATGGTAGCCGGTATGAAAGCCGGAAGTGTAATTGTGGATACCGTTATCGATCAAGGGGGTTGTGTAGCTACCAGTCAGCCCACAACCCATTCAAATCCGGTTTACTCGCAACATGACGTCATCCATCATTGTGTCCCAAATATCCCGGCAAATGTCCCCAGAACAGCTACGTATGCTTTAAATAATGTGATTGTACCCTATATACTTGCAATCGGAGATGCCGGGGGAGTTAAGGAATGCCTGTGGGAAAATGTGGCGCTGAGAAACGGAACGTATACGTATAAAAAACACATTACCAAAAAGTCGCTGGCAAAAATGTTTGATAAACCTTATCGCGAGATCGAAATGCTTATCGCTTCCCAAATTTAG
- a CDS encoding sigma-70 family RNA polymerase sigma factor — translation MAQLRVDYSELVEALQKGDDTKASELLSEVIPRLEDYLQVVMSAESNAAKECVQQAFLDVFEQIRKNKIKKSKYIFSYLIKSCRHEYLRYIKRQHKFDYDGESFNEIYEPEEQFQNLLDKERQRILEECLDELRKKSREFIEYFMDRPEASTDDAVEEFDLSNANVRTRKHRILSRLHHCYKRKSNQ, via the coding sequence TTGGCACAACTCAGAGTTGATTATTCGGAATTGGTAGAAGCACTCCAAAAAGGGGATGACACGAAGGCAAGCGAACTATTGTCGGAAGTGATCCCAAGACTTGAGGACTATCTTCAAGTGGTGATGAGTGCAGAATCAAATGCGGCTAAAGAATGTGTACAGCAAGCTTTTTTGGATGTATTTGAACAAATACGGAAGAATAAGATCAAGAAAAGTAAGTATATATTCAGTTATCTGATTAAGTCTTGTCGTCATGAATATCTCCGATATATAAAGCGTCAGCACAAGTTTGACTATGACGGAGAGTCCTTTAATGAAATATATGAGCCGGAAGAGCAGTTCCAGAACCTGCTGGATAAAGAAAGGCAGCGTATACTGGAAGAATGTTTAGATGAGCTTAGAAAGAAATCCAGGGAGTTTATTGAGTATTTCATGGATAGGCCGGAAGCCAGTACAGATGATGCTGTTGAGGAATTTGACCTTTCTAACGCGAACGTGCGCACTCGAAAGCACCGTATTTTGAGTCGTTTGCATCATTGCTATAAGCGGAAATCCAATCAATAA
- a CDS encoding CHAT domain-containing protein yields the protein MNLLYLLIIAFTFSDTTDVRIQTENQIEHYVNNIKSDKNLSLNSWAFHEVATLNCTTLDIAKKHLQNLPDHASYYEYLDCNDILNKKAGDESIQFWEGDILDRYKRIIESESKITEEILGFNDYPLLHFTLLMRSNASDYYSLEYLKQALENWLDYSQSLTDKNNLEYVLFISNIIRAAYILDKYEIIEKHYEIFVNQNILPNSSHKLRLLGAFDYTFYVLGNYDRSLKLQREESLPLAQFIGKKSDVQAIKNRQGAYLFSLGKYEESKIVYEELYNDSLSFENQYSLFTNLGVNYLKLGQANKYISFQLRALNQETKNYRSLLQIYRNLFVYYVSIKDVNVALSYIDKAKEVAQNNSDTTELALIDSYLGSFYWSTYKDHEKALDFLNSAEGILSPERDYARYANLLIERGTILIEIDSLDAAQNIFNTIKKLTLSKSDTPKYIDALVNLSSIYLKKGDLKNTFSNLEEIKLYSLDNIDFPLLTKYYTVKAEYNYKTGNRRAAIAELKPVVDQVIDRAKNNTDSQEGYWSVEDEYLEAFALMVELFIETEAPEEALLLLDQLKTINDASLYNSPLIKAAKLSEEDLVEEKRLNRRLQSLRKKYLNATQEERFAIKIEIDRTSAMREQILAEVNLNKERDLPSVWAVQRSIQSNELVLHFTEVGTHLYVTHLTRDDTKINVYDFPQETQEKFSSIADDLASGNTNLNHLHELYRFLDLSQIPDDINMISVIPDNYLYRIPLEILPTESPDSPISFGSTHYLIEDYSFRYFTSLKEFDGNQRTFNASTENDFSGFGISDFKNFKNTNLPSLPYATVETRNINSVLTSFQQKEIYNEGNATKDAFKRQVGSSRLVHVATHSEVSEQNPLFSTIYLKNSNPGDTLESEQALYAYELFDTPLNSEFIMLNSCSSGSGNYIQGSGVMGISRALRYAGAKSLALNLWSVNDKVASEFATDFYGYLNEGVTKSEAIRKAKLNQLKRSNANPHFWGAYMMIGNPSPITRSSENAFLLFSLLAASILFSGYTTYQKAAA from the coding sequence TTGAATTTACTTTATCTATTAATAATAGCATTTACGTTTTCGGATACCACCGATGTTCGTATTCAAACCGAAAACCAAATAGAACACTATGTTAACAATATAAAATCTGATAAAAATCTAAGTTTGAATTCATGGGCTTTTCATGAAGTTGCAACTCTAAACTGTACGACATTAGATATTGCAAAAAAACATCTTCAAAATTTGCCGGATCATGCTTCTTACTATGAATACCTTGATTGCAATGATATTCTAAATAAAAAAGCGGGTGATGAAAGTATCCAATTTTGGGAAGGGGATATTCTAGATCGATATAAAAGAATCATTGAAAGTGAAAGTAAAATAACTGAAGAGATATTGGGTTTTAACGACTACCCTCTATTACATTTCACCTTGTTAATGCGTAGTAACGCCAGTGATTATTATTCTTTGGAATATTTGAAGCAGGCTTTGGAAAATTGGCTTGATTACAGCCAAAGTTTGACTGATAAAAATAACTTGGAGTATGTTCTATTTATCTCCAACATCATACGAGCTGCCTATATACTCGATAAGTATGAGATCATTGAAAAACATTATGAAATATTTGTTAATCAAAACATACTCCCTAATTCAAGCCATAAACTAAGGCTATTAGGAGCCTTTGATTACACCTTTTACGTCTTAGGTAATTACGACAGGTCTTTGAAACTCCAAAGGGAAGAATCTTTGCCTTTAGCCCAGTTTATAGGAAAGAAAAGTGATGTTCAAGCCATTAAAAACCGGCAAGGAGCATATCTTTTCTCCCTTGGTAAATATGAGGAGTCAAAGATTGTTTATGAAGAGTTATATAATGATTCATTAAGCTTCGAAAATCAGTACTCACTTTTCACAAATCTTGGAGTAAATTACTTAAAACTTGGCCAAGCGAATAAATACATTTCCTTTCAGCTTCGGGCCTTAAATCAGGAAACAAAAAACTACAGAAGCTTACTTCAAATTTATAGAAACCTGTTTGTTTATTATGTTTCTATTAAAGATGTTAATGTTGCATTAAGTTATATAGACAAAGCAAAAGAGGTGGCTCAAAATAATTCTGATACGACGGAATTAGCACTAATTGATTCTTATTTAGGTTCTTTCTACTGGTCAACCTATAAAGATCATGAAAAAGCCCTTGATTTTTTAAATTCCGCCGAAGGAATACTTTCTCCTGAAAGGGACTATGCCAGGTATGCAAATCTATTAATTGAAAGAGGTACCATTTTAATTGAAATTGATTCTCTTGATGCAGCTCAAAATATATTCAATACAATTAAAAAATTAACCCTCTCCAAATCAGATACACCAAAATATATTGACGCATTGGTAAATCTTTCATCCATTTATCTAAAAAAAGGTGATTTGAAAAATACCTTTTCGAATTTGGAAGAAATAAAACTCTACTCCCTAGACAACATCGATTTCCCATTGCTCACTAAATACTATACTGTTAAAGCTGAATACAATTATAAAACAGGCAATAGAAGAGCTGCCATAGCTGAATTAAAACCGGTTGTGGATCAAGTCATAGATCGAGCTAAAAATAATACCGACTCTCAAGAAGGGTATTGGTCGGTAGAGGATGAGTACCTGGAGGCTTTTGCATTAATGGTGGAGTTATTTATAGAAACTGAGGCCCCTGAGGAAGCTCTTTTGCTCCTGGATCAGCTAAAAACCATTAATGACGCTTCTTTATATAACAGTCCGTTGATCAAGGCCGCCAAGTTATCAGAAGAAGACTTAGTCGAAGAAAAGCGCCTAAATAGAAGGTTGCAGTCACTTCGGAAAAAATATCTGAATGCCACTCAGGAAGAGCGTTTTGCAATAAAAATAGAAATCGATCGTACTTCCGCTATGCGGGAACAAATTTTGGCCGAAGTAAATCTTAATAAAGAAAGGGATCTGCCTTCGGTTTGGGCCGTCCAAAGATCCATACAGTCAAATGAATTGGTCTTACATTTTACGGAAGTTGGGACTCACTTATATGTCACACACTTAACCAGGGATGACACTAAAATTAATGTCTATGATTTCCCACAGGAAACACAAGAAAAATTTAGCAGTATTGCAGATGATCTAGCCTCAGGAAATACAAATTTGAATCATTTGCATGAACTATATCGGTTCCTTGATTTAAGTCAAATTCCGGATGACATAAACATGATTTCGGTTATACCGGACAATTATTTGTACCGAATTCCTTTAGAAATATTACCTACCGAATCTCCGGATTCTCCTATCAGTTTTGGCAGCACACATTATTTAATTGAGGATTATTCTTTTCGGTATTTCACATCACTAAAAGAATTTGACGGTAATCAACGTACTTTTAATGCTTCAACTGAAAACGATTTCAGTGGTTTTGGAATTTCTGACTTCAAAAACTTTAAAAACACAAATCTCCCGTCGCTTCCCTATGCTACTGTTGAAACCAGGAATATCAACTCAGTGCTTACTTCATTTCAACAAAAAGAAATTTATAATGAAGGTAATGCAACTAAAGATGCTTTTAAGCGACAAGTTGGTTCTTCACGGCTAGTGCATGTAGCTACGCACAGCGAGGTTTCAGAGCAAAATCCACTCTTTTCTACAATTTATCTGAAAAACTCCAACCCGGGCGATACCCTTGAGTCTGAACAAGCACTTTATGCATATGAATTGTTTGATACGCCACTCAACAGTGAGTTCATTATGCTGAATTCATGCAGTTCAGGATCCGGAAATTATATTCAGGGCAGTGGCGTAATGGGTATCAGTCGTGCTTTAAGATATGCAGGAGCCAAAAGCCTTGCACTGAATTTATGGTCCGTCAATGATAAAGTAGCTTCTGAATTTGCTACAGATTTTTACGGTTATTTAAATGAGGGGGTCACTAAGAGTGAAGCCATCAGAAAAGCGAAGCTAAATCAACTTAAAAGGTCTAATGCCAACCCTCATTTTTGGGGAGCTTATATGATGATTGGCAATCCTTCTCCTATCACACGGTCATCTGAAAATGCGTTTCTGCTATTTTCTTTATTGGCCGCATCAATATTATTTAGCGGATATACCACCTATCAAAAAGCTGCTGCATAG
- a CDS encoding tetratricopeptide repeat protein: MIESKVNKELERKIDLYVNGKLNAEQADELWAELIQDDYYLDYMKSVANVKAILDHKKAAQPSAKIYSFQKVVRYAAAAAVILIAGVIGVMNISTSGDLSVSPVDQIGLEIMRDARGVSETVTSDVIRQAIRLATDGEVEEAISLLETELENTDDPQLTAEIALSLGSIQYNNGNYSSSIESFEMVIAQNDIEILTLEKGYWFLGNTYFQLDRLDEAEEAFQKAYELNGAYSRVAKTYVDALASVVSR, translated from the coding sequence GGAAGTTAAATGCAGAGCAAGCAGATGAGTTATGGGCTGAATTAATTCAGGATGACTATTACTTGGATTACATGAAAAGTGTAGCCAATGTGAAGGCAATTCTTGATCATAAGAAAGCAGCACAACCTTCTGCTAAAATTTATTCCTTCCAAAAAGTTGTTCGGTATGCCGCAGCGGCAGCAGTTATCTTGATTGCCGGCGTAATTGGCGTAATGAACATAAGTACTTCAGGCGACCTTTCCGTAAGTCCGGTTGATCAAATTGGACTTGAAATCATGAGGGATGCAAGGGGTGTTTCAGAAACAGTAACAAGTGATGTGATTCGGCAAGCTATTAGATTGGCAACCGACGGTGAAGTTGAAGAAGCAATTTCACTTTTAGAGACAGAACTTGAAAATACTGATGATCCACAACTAACAGCAGAAATTGCATTAAGCCTGGGTTCAATTCAATATAATAATGGAAATTATTCTTCTTCCATTGAGAGCTTCGAAATGGTAATTGCTCAAAATGATATTGAGATTCTTACTCTTGAGAAGGGCTATTGGTTCTTAGGTAATACCTATTTCCAATTAGACCGTCTTGATGAAGCAGAGGAAGCTTTCCAAAAAGCTTATGAGTTGAACGGTGCTTACAGTCGGGTAGCTAAGACCTATGTTGATGCACTTGCCAGTGTGGTTAGCCGGTAA